One stretch of Microplitis mediator isolate UGA2020A chromosome 9, iyMicMedi2.1, whole genome shotgun sequence DNA includes these proteins:
- the LOC130674457 gene encoding uncharacterized protein LOC130674457: MGRDSRKVSRELRSSEKINKSRSVKRKNVFNPKTAERDESIQSTSSKKLKQNTEDDVPEDSSTEFRIINFIQVFTAISALIKCKKCDGNVVFQTASTRGLGFKIVVACNNCGNEYIPSCSFVGHSYEINRRFIFVMRILGIGYEGLCKFCGLMDMPSFLDKSTHTILLKQILNCSKAVAETFMTKAVNEEKQAMPTTENEDINHLTVSGDGTWQKRGYTSSFGVSSIIGYFTGKILDINIKSAYCKLCEYWKKKTNTVEFEEWYQSHEDVCSANHQGSSGKMEVDAMVEMFSYSETKYGVKYANYIGDGDSKTYSGIIKSDPYENTTVNKKECIGHVQKRMGSRLRTLKSKQKGLGGRGKLTGKLIDKLTVYYGLAIRRHCDSIENMKSAIMATFYHYGSSDEKPNHDMCPKGEESWCSYQRAEARGELDTFSHDYSPLPSDVLKAIKPIYEDLSNENLLSRCVGGFNQNNNESFNQLVWKICPKTVNTSFTIVQIAAYVAMCIFNEGINSLLVLMNTLGLNCGPNSHRYAERMDAARIKVADKRANDNTREGRLQRRHQQIDILEAAMSAEELLYGPGIDDSV; encoded by the exons atgggacgtgattctagaaaggtttcaagagaacttcggagttctgaaaaaattaataagtcgcgttcagtcaaaagaaagaatgtttttaatccgaaaacagccgaacgtgatgaaagtattcagagtacatcttctaaaaaattaaaacaaaacactgaagatgatgtacctgaagacagcagtactgaatttcgaataataaattttattcaggtattcactgcaatttctgctcttataaaatgtaaaaaatgtgatggaaatgtagtgtttcaaacagcaagtacacgtgggctgggattcaaaattgtagttgcatgtaataactgtggaaatgaatatattccttcctgttctttcgttgggcattcttatgaaataaacagacgtttcatttttgtaatgagaatactaggaataggatacgaaggattgtgcaagttttgcggcctgatggacatgccgtcttttttagataaatctacgcatacaattttactgaaacagattttgaattgtagtaaagccgtcgcagaaaccttcatgacgaaagctgtgaatgaagaaaagcaagcaatgccaacaactgaaaatgaagatataaatcatctaactgtatcgggagatggaacctggcaaaaacggggatatacatcgtcatttggagtttcttctataattggctattttactggaaagattcttgacataaacattaaaagtgcatattgtaagctatgtgagtattggaaaaaaaaaacaaatactgttgagttcgaggaatggtatcaatcgcatgaagatgtgtgttctgctaatcatcaagggtcttctgggaaaatggaggtggatgcgatggtcgaaatgttttcgtattctgaaactaaatatggagttaagtatgccaactatattggtgatggtgactccaagacctattcaggaattataaaatcagatccttacgaaaatacaactgtaaataaaaaggaatgtatagggcatgtccaaaagcggatggggagtcgattacgtacgctgaagagtaaacaaaaaggtcttggtggtcgaggtaagctcacaggaaaattaatagacaaactaactgtgtactatggtttagcaatacgccggcattgtgattctattgaaaatatgaaatctgctataatggcaaccttttatcactacggctcgagtgatgaaaaaccgaatcatgatatgtgtccaaaaggcgaagaatcttggtgctcttaccagcgcgctgaagcaagaggagagcttgataccttttctcacgattattctcctttaccttctgatgttttaaaagctatcaagcctatatacgaagatcttagtaatgaaaatttactttcaagatgtgtaggtggattcaatcagaataataatgaaagctttaaccaactagtatggaaaatatgcccaaaaacggtaaatactagttttaccatcgtacaaatagctgcatacgttgctatgtgtatatttaatgagggtataaattcattattagtcttgatgaatacactaggacttaattgtgggcctaattctcatcggtatgcagaaagaatggatgctgcacgtatcaaagtagcagataagcgcgctaatgataacacccgagaaggtcgattgcaacgtaggcaccagcaaatcgatattttggaagctgctatgtcggctgaagagctattatatggtccaggaatagatgactcagt atga
- the LOC130674462 gene encoding uncharacterized protein LOC130674462 — MGRDSRKVSRELRSSEKINKSRSVKRKNVFNPKTAERDESIQSTSSKKLKQNTEDDVPEDSSTEFRIINFIQVFTAISALIKCKKCDGNVVFQTASTRGLGFKIVVACNNCGNEYIPSCSFVGHSYEINRRFIFVMRILGIGYEGLCKFCGLMDMPSFLDKSTHTILLKQILNCSKAVAETFMTKAVNEEKQAMPTTENEDINHLTVSGDGTWQKRGYTSSFGVSSIIGYFTGKILDINIKSAYCKLCEYWKKKTNTVEFEEWYQSHEDVCSANHQGSSGKMEVDAMVEMFSYSETKYGVKYANYIGDGDSKTYSGIIKSDPYENTTVNKKECIGHVQKRMGSRLRTLKSKQKGLGGRGKLTGKLIDKLTVYYGLAIRRHCDSIENMKSAIMATFYHYGSSDEKPNHDMCPKGEESWCSYQRAEARGELDTFSHDYSPLPSDVLKAIKPIYEDLSNENLLSRCVGGFNQNNNESFNQLVWKICPKTS, encoded by the exons atgggacgtgattctagaaaggtttcaagagaacttcggagttctgaaaaaattaataagtcgcgttcagtcaaaagaaagaatgtttttaatccgaaaacagccgaacgtgatgaaagtattcagagtacatcttctaaaaaattaaaacaaaacactgaagatgatgtacctgaagacagcagtactgaatttcgaataataaattttattcaggtattcactgcaatttctgctcttataaaatgtaaaaaatgtgatggaaatgtagtgtttcaaacagcaagtacacgtgggctgggattcaaaattgtagttgcatgtaataactgtggaaatgaatatattccttcctgttctttcgttgggcattcttatgaaataaacagacgtttcatttttgtaatgagaatactaggaataggatacgaaggattgtgcaagttttgcggcctgatggacatgccgtcttttttagataaatctacgcatacaattttactgaaacagattttgaattgtagtaaagccgtcgcagaaaccttcatgacgaaagctgtgaatgaagaaaagcaagcaatgccaacaactgaaaatgaagatataaatcatctaactgtatcgggagatggaacctggcaaaaacggggatatacatcgtcatttggagtttcttctataattggctattttactggaaagattcttgacataaacattaaaagtgcatattgtaagctatgtgagtattggaaaaaaaaaacaaatactgttgagttcgaggaatggtatcaatcgcatgaagatgtgtgttctgctaatcatcaagggtcttctgggaaaatggaggtggatgcgatggtcgaaatgttttcgtattctgaaactaaatatggagttaagtatgccaactatattggtgatggtgactccaagacctattcaggaattataaaatcagatccttacgaaaatacaactgtaaataaaaaggaatgtatagggcatgtccaaaagcggatggggagtcgattacgtacgctgaagagtaaacaaaaaggtcttggtggtcgaggtaagctcacaggaaaattaatagacaaactaactgtgtactatggtttagcaatacgccggcattgtgattctattgaaaatatgaaatctgctataatggcaaccttttatcactacggctcgagtgatgaaaaaccgaatcatgatatgtgtccaaaaggcgaagaatcttggtgctcttaccagcgcgctgaagcaagaggagagcttgataccttttctcacgattattctcctttaccttctgatgttttaaaagctatcaagcctatatacgaagatcttagtaatgaaaatttactttcaagatgtgtaggtggattcaatcagaataataatgaaagctttaaccaactagtatggaaaatatgcccaaaaacg tcttga